A single region of the Idiomarinaceae bacterium HL-53 genome encodes:
- a CDS encoding lipoprotein NlpD — MNKKHNQFLISCGVVVFLSACMSPHTPAPVTQVYRGPSYHDYQQASWSADTYEVRPGDTLYSIAFRANMDMREITQLNNLQEPFTIFPGQVLKLKASGAGENADALVSQNRNNNTSGSQSNDLSPAVAATAEAEYGENVASEKDSAIQPITASSSRQERQIRSADLRWQWPSRGRVTSRFSAQAPSGQGIEFAGEHGDPVVAAEAGKIVYTGTALRGYGRLIIMKHNDDYITAYGHNDEILVQEQQWVEAGQQIATMGSSGRSDVRLRFEMRFRGNSINPENYLPRNR; from the coding sequence ATGAATAAAAAACATAATCAGTTTCTCATTTCATGCGGTGTTGTTGTTTTTCTCAGTGCTTGTATGAGTCCGCATACTCCGGCTCCCGTCACACAAGTATACCGAGGTCCAAGCTACCATGATTACCAACAAGCTTCGTGGTCAGCCGATACTTACGAAGTGAGGCCAGGTGACACGCTTTATTCCATTGCTTTTCGCGCCAATATGGACATGCGTGAAATTACTCAGTTAAATAATCTGCAAGAACCATTCACTATTTTCCCAGGCCAAGTATTGAAGCTCAAAGCGAGTGGAGCTGGCGAAAACGCAGATGCGTTGGTTAGTCAAAATAGGAATAACAATACCAGCGGTTCACAATCAAATGATCTAAGCCCTGCAGTTGCAGCAACCGCGGAAGCGGAGTATGGTGAAAATGTAGCCAGCGAAAAAGATTCAGCAATTCAGCCGATTACTGCATCAAGCAGTCGTCAAGAAAGGCAGATTCGAAGCGCTGACCTGCGCTGGCAGTGGCCATCAAGAGGTCGAGTTACGTCACGTTTCTCTGCGCAAGCACCCTCAGGACAAGGAATTGAGTTTGCAGGTGAGCATGGTGACCCTGTGGTGGCTGCAGAGGCTGGAAAAATTGTTTATACCGGCACTGCGTTGCGTGGCTACGGTCGTTTAATCATTATGAAACATAACGATGATTATATAACCGCATATGGTCACAACGACGAAATTTTGGTGCAAGAGCAACAATGGGTCGAAGCGGGTCAACAAATAGCAACAATGGGTAGTAGCGGTAGAAGTGATGTTCGACTGCGGTTTGAAATGCGATTTAGAGGTAACTCGATAAACCCGGAGAACTACTTACCAAGAAATCGTTAA
- a CDS encoding cell division protein FtsB → MRILTLIMLTLLLLLQYRVWFGEYGARDIRQLSREVERQKEANATVRQRNQLMFADIEDLRHAHEAIEERARNELGLVKANETFFRMIPAQLPPIQQEPQE, encoded by the coding sequence ATGCGAATATTGACCTTGATAATGCTCACTCTACTCTTGCTGCTCCAATACCGAGTTTGGTTTGGAGAATATGGGGCGCGTGACATTCGTCAACTTTCGCGAGAAGTCGAGCGACAAAAAGAGGCGAATGCAACGGTAAGGCAGCGTAACCAGCTGATGTTCGCTGATATTGAAGATTTGAGGCATGCTCATGAAGCCATAGAAGAACGTGCTCGCAACGAACTTGGCTTAGTGAAAGCGAACGAAACTTTTTTTCGAATGATCCCGGCACAACTTCCACCGATTCAACAAGAGCCTCAAGAGTGA
- a CDS encoding tRNA pseudouridine13 synthase, with protein MSDFSYAYGEPAASATFKKSPEDFVVTEMLGFEPEINDRGQHHWLWLQKKEHNTDYIARALAKFVGVEPNKVSYSGLKDRQAVTSQWFSVELSALTDVQWSQFEMENTQILRAVQSTRKLKRGTHKANAFMIRLADVVGDKIALEQRLAKVAADGVPNYFGPQRFGRDQHNLAIAESIFAGKKVKNRNAKSMALSAARSWVFNHYLSARMKIAGQLEPLTGDVMQLMGSHSVFTAEVHDLETLNERIKARDIRITGPLIGKGPRAVAEEAEALEQSLTAAFDNWLQGLKRLGVEHAHRPLWLFAEKMQWQWHENDLELSFELEPGAYATSVLREIVSIDETKDTD; from the coding sequence GTGAGTGATTTTTCTTATGCTTATGGCGAACCTGCAGCAAGCGCGACGTTTAAAAAGAGCCCTGAAGATTTTGTTGTAACTGAGATGCTGGGGTTCGAACCAGAAATAAATGATCGTGGGCAACACCATTGGTTATGGTTGCAGAAAAAGGAACATAACACCGATTATATCGCACGTGCGCTCGCTAAATTTGTAGGGGTTGAACCAAACAAGGTTAGTTATTCAGGGTTAAAAGACCGACAAGCTGTTACGAGTCAATGGTTTTCTGTGGAGCTTTCTGCGCTGACTGACGTGCAGTGGTCCCAATTCGAGATGGAGAACACACAAATTCTTAGGGCGGTGCAGTCGACTCGGAAATTAAAACGAGGTACGCACAAAGCAAATGCGTTCATGATTCGATTAGCGGATGTAGTCGGCGACAAAATCGCCCTAGAGCAGCGTTTAGCCAAAGTGGCGGCTGACGGAGTTCCGAATTATTTTGGCCCACAGCGATTCGGTCGAGATCAGCACAATTTGGCAATTGCAGAGTCTATTTTTGCAGGAAAAAAGGTAAAGAATCGAAACGCAAAGAGTATGGCGCTCTCTGCAGCACGCTCTTGGGTTTTCAATCATTACCTGAGTGCCCGCATGAAAATAGCGGGGCAGTTAGAACCTCTCACAGGCGATGTGATGCAGCTCATGGGATCGCATTCAGTTTTTACGGCTGAGGTTCACGACTTAGAGACGCTGAACGAACGTATAAAAGCGCGTGATATTCGCATTACGGGCCCCCTTATTGGTAAAGGGCCACGCGCAGTTGCGGAGGAGGCGGAAGCATTAGAACAGAGCCTTACTGCAGCTTTTGACAATTGGTTGCAGGGATTGAAAAGATTGGGTGTCGAGCACGCACACAGGCCTTTATGGTTATTCGCTGAGAAAATGCAATGGCAATGGCATGAAAACGATCTAGAGCTAAGTTTCGAACTTGAGCCAGGCGCCTATGCGACCTCTGTATTACGCGAGATCGTGTCCATAGACGAAACGAAGGATACTGATTAA
- a CDS encoding 2-C-methyl-D-erythritol 2,4-cyclodiphosphate synthase, producing MRIGQGFDVHKFGGEGPVVLGGIEIPHEQGLLAHSDGDVLLHAIADALLGALGEGDIGVWFPDTDPQFKGADSKVLLSRVYQRAHELGWVLGNLDCTVICETPKVNPYRDLIKAGIAKLLATDERQVNVKATTTEKLGFLGRKEGIAAMATVLLVPAS from the coding sequence ATGCGAATTGGACAAGGGTTTGATGTGCATAAATTTGGGGGTGAAGGCCCTGTAGTGCTTGGCGGAATTGAAATTCCACATGAACAAGGATTGCTGGCTCATTCCGACGGAGATGTTTTGCTACATGCGATTGCGGACGCATTACTAGGCGCTTTGGGTGAGGGGGATATTGGTGTTTGGTTCCCAGACACAGATCCGCAGTTTAAGGGGGCCGATAGCAAGGTACTCCTCTCGCGAGTGTATCAACGAGCTCACGAGTTGGGTTGGGTGCTCGGAAATTTAGATTGTACAGTAATCTGCGAAACACCAAAGGTGAACCCTTATCGAGATCTCATTAAAGCGGGGATCGCGAAATTGCTAGCCACCGATGAAAGGCAAGTGAATGTGAAAGCAACCACTACCGAGAAGCTTGGATTTTTAGGCAGAAAGGAAGGTATCGCAGCCATGGCAACTGTTTTATTGGTACCCGCATCGTGA
- a CDS encoding protein-L-isoaspartate(D-aspartate) O-methyltransferase has translation MLKNFQGQAKKLVELLRQHDISDETVLQVMGRTPRHAFMPESLAHKAYENTALPIGNGQTISQPLIVAKMTSILLAAERPMRRVLEIGTGSGYQTAVLAQLVEQTFSVERIAPLQYQAKRRLKALDLHNISMRHGDGWQGWSSKSPFDGILVTAAASRVPDALLVQLHEDGGRLVIPVGEKTQELRIIERRGDDYQVQVLGEVRFVPLVQGKMS, from the coding sequence ATGCTTAAGAATTTTCAGGGACAAGCCAAAAAACTGGTCGAATTACTCCGTCAACATGACATTTCTGATGAAACCGTTTTACAAGTAATGGGTCGCACGCCTCGGCATGCCTTTATGCCAGAATCGCTCGCGCACAAAGCTTACGAGAATACAGCGTTGCCGATTGGGAATGGGCAAACCATCTCGCAACCACTTATTGTTGCAAAAATGACGTCTATTTTGCTTGCTGCAGAGCGACCGATGCGTCGAGTTCTTGAGATTGGTACCGGCTCTGGGTATCAAACGGCCGTGCTCGCGCAATTGGTTGAGCAGACTTTTTCTGTAGAGCGAATTGCGCCTTTACAGTATCAGGCGAAGCGTCGTTTAAAGGCACTCGATCTGCACAATATCAGCATGAGGCATGGTGATGGATGGCAAGGTTGGAGCAGCAAGAGTCCGTTCGATGGAATTCTTGTTACCGCGGCTGCCAGTCGGGTGCCTGATGCATTGCTGGTTCAATTGCATGAAGACGGTGGGCGTTTAGTGATTCCTGTCGGGGAAAAGACACAAGAGTTAAGAATTATTGAGCGTCGTGGTGATGATTATCAGGTACAGGTACTTGGTGAAGTTCGGTTTGTGCCGCTTGTTCAAGGCAAGATGAGTTAA
- a CDS encoding ATP diphosphatase, whose translation MSSMYNATHTDFETQKNVAVNPKQTGLERLLAVMRCLRHPLQGCPWDLQQTPASLTPYTIEKAYEVAAAIAEADAEAIQSELGDLLFQVIFYAQLAQEQGDFSFDEIASTTAEKLIRRHPHVFADQKVNSVAEVKDNWERIKQQEREAKQARASVFADVPGNLPAVLRALKIQKRCANVGFDWHSSADVLAKVEEETVEVREALAEFECCQKNSQPEHKQQAHVEEEIGDLLFAVVNLARHAKVNPETALQKANAKFMRRFEYVEEVVKRQQGSFANYSLEQLEKFWREAKEATKSD comes from the coding sequence ATGTCGTCAATGTACAACGCAACACACACTGATTTTGAGACGCAAAAGAATGTCGCAGTGAACCCCAAACAGACGGGTTTAGAGCGTTTGTTAGCGGTTATGCGTTGTCTTCGTCATCCACTGCAAGGTTGTCCGTGGGACTTGCAACAGACGCCAGCGAGTTTGACGCCTTATACAATTGAAAAAGCCTATGAGGTAGCAGCTGCAATTGCAGAAGCCGACGCAGAGGCAATTCAGAGTGAATTAGGAGATCTCCTATTTCAGGTCATATTTTACGCGCAACTTGCACAAGAGCAGGGAGATTTTAGTTTCGATGAGATAGCGAGCACTACCGCAGAAAAGTTAATTCGCCGACATCCCCACGTATTTGCCGATCAAAAGGTCAACTCAGTGGCCGAAGTGAAAGATAACTGGGAGCGTATCAAGCAGCAGGAGCGCGAGGCAAAACAAGCGCGTGCTAGTGTATTTGCAGACGTACCAGGGAATCTTCCTGCTGTGCTAAGAGCACTGAAAATACAGAAACGCTGCGCTAATGTCGGTTTTGACTGGCACTCATCCGCCGACGTTCTAGCAAAGGTTGAAGAAGAAACAGTCGAAGTTCGTGAGGCGCTTGCCGAGTTCGAGTGCTGTCAAAAGAACTCGCAACCTGAACACAAGCAGCAAGCTCATGTAGAAGAGGAAATTGGCGATTTGTTATTTGCCGTGGTGAACCTTGCTCGGCACGCGAAAGTGAACCCTGAAACGGCGTTGCAAAAGGCAAATGCGAAGTTTATGCGCCGCTTTGAATATGTTGAAGAGGTTGTAAAGCGACAACAGGGAAGCTTTGCCAACTATAGCCTCGAGCAACTAGAAAAATTCTGGCGTGAGGCGAAAGAAGCGACAAAATCCGATTAA
- a CDS encoding 5'-nucleotidase /3'-nucleotidase /exopolyphosphatase — MKILLSNDDGVRAPGLKALFDALQPLADVRVIAPDRNCSGASNSLTLHSPLRVEQLENGFYSVNGTPTDCVHIGTNSPMSGTPDLVVSGINDAPNMGDDVIYSGTVAAATEGRHMGFPAIAVSMGSYGHKHYVTAAKVVAKLVAQLQESPLTADFVLNVNVPNIPFEDVKGIRLTRLGRRHKAEGMIHQKDPRGHDIYWYGPVGHQRDDGPGTDFAAVNEGYVSVTPLTVDMTAHRDWQAMETWLEKYA; from the coding sequence ATGAAGATTCTATTGAGTAATGACGATGGCGTTCGTGCTCCCGGCTTAAAGGCACTTTTTGATGCTCTTCAGCCCCTTGCAGACGTGCGGGTTATTGCACCTGATCGAAATTGTAGTGGCGCGAGCAATTCTCTCACGCTTCATAGCCCATTGCGGGTTGAGCAACTGGAGAACGGCTTTTATTCTGTGAATGGTACTCCGACAGATTGTGTTCATATTGGGACCAACTCTCCAATGAGTGGTACACCCGATTTAGTGGTGTCTGGCATTAATGATGCACCCAATATGGGAGATGATGTGATTTATTCGGGTACCGTTGCTGCTGCAACTGAAGGGCGACATATGGGATTCCCGGCGATTGCAGTTTCTATGGGCAGCTATGGCCACAAGCATTATGTAACTGCCGCGAAAGTTGTTGCTAAGTTGGTCGCTCAGTTACAAGAATCACCATTGACGGCGGATTTTGTGTTGAACGTGAATGTTCCGAATATTCCGTTTGAGGACGTGAAAGGAATTCGGTTAACCCGTTTAGGGCGTCGTCATAAAGCGGAAGGAATGATTCATCAAAAAGACCCGCGTGGTCACGACATCTATTGGTATGGCCCAGTCGGGCATCAACGCGATGATGGTCCGGGGACTGATTTCGCGGCGGTGAATGAAGGGTATGTGTCGGTTACACCGCTGACTGTAGATATGACTGCACATAGAGATTGGCAAGCAATGGAGACATGGTTAGAGAAGTATGCTTAA
- a CDS encoding enolase, with the protein MTQIKKVVGREIMDSRGNPTVEADVWLEDGSFGRAAAPSGASTGSREALELRDKDAGRYLGKGVLKAVEHINGSIASALVGLDASNQRAIDEVMLKLDGTENKEKLGANAILAVSLAVAKAAAVSAGIPLYAHIAQLNGSAEKFSMPLPMMNILNGGEHADNNVDIQEFMIQPVGAKSFTEALRMGAEIFHALKAVLRNRGLSTAVGDEGGFAPDLKSNEEALTVIAEAVANAGYRLGEDVTLALDCAASEFYRDGKYHLSGEGKSFTAEEFSEYLAGLCERYPIISIEDGLDESDWAGWKYLTERLGDKVQLVGDDLFVTNTKILKRGIDEKIGNSILIKFNQIGSLTETLDAISMAQEAGFTAVISHRSGETEDATIADLAVGTAAGQIKTGSLCRSDRVAKYNQLLRIEQELGQVAYRGREEVRAAQ; encoded by the coding sequence ATGACACAAATTAAAAAAGTAGTCGGTCGTGAAATCATGGATTCTCGCGGTAATCCAACGGTAGAGGCTGATGTTTGGTTAGAAGATGGAAGCTTTGGCCGTGCTGCGGCACCGAGTGGTGCTTCGACAGGTAGTCGTGAAGCACTCGAGTTACGGGATAAGGATGCCGGTCGTTACCTTGGTAAAGGTGTACTTAAAGCCGTCGAACATATTAATGGCTCAATAGCTTCGGCACTGGTTGGTTTGGATGCAAGCAACCAACGTGCAATTGATGAAGTGATGCTGAAGTTAGATGGCACCGAGAATAAAGAGAAGTTAGGTGCAAATGCGATCCTTGCGGTGTCGTTAGCTGTTGCGAAAGCGGCTGCTGTATCGGCGGGTATTCCTTTATATGCGCACATAGCACAACTGAATGGGAGCGCTGAGAAATTTAGTATGCCACTGCCCATGATGAATATTCTAAACGGTGGTGAACACGCCGATAACAACGTAGATATTCAAGAGTTTATGATTCAGCCTGTAGGTGCGAAGTCTTTTACTGAAGCGTTGCGAATGGGCGCTGAGATCTTCCATGCGTTGAAAGCAGTGTTGCGAAATCGCGGTTTAAGTACCGCTGTAGGAGATGAAGGCGGTTTTGCCCCCGATCTGAAATCGAACGAGGAAGCATTGACTGTCATTGCCGAAGCGGTTGCAAACGCTGGCTATCGTTTAGGCGAAGACGTTACGTTAGCTCTCGACTGTGCCGCGTCTGAGTTTTATCGTGACGGAAAATATCATCTCAGTGGTGAAGGTAAATCATTTACAGCAGAAGAGTTCTCTGAATATTTGGCGGGCTTGTGCGAGCGTTATCCCATTATTTCAATCGAAGATGGTTTGGACGAGAGCGATTGGGCAGGTTGGAAGTATTTAACAGAACGTTTAGGTGACAAAGTGCAGCTCGTGGGAGATGACTTGTTTGTAACCAATACCAAGATTCTCAAGCGTGGGATTGATGAGAAAATTGGTAACTCGATTCTTATTAAATTTAATCAGATCGGTAGCTTAACAGAAACTCTCGATGCCATTAGTATGGCGCAAGAAGCGGGTTTCACTGCAGTTATTTCGCATCGTTCAGGTGAAACTGAAGATGCAACAATTGCTGATTTAGCAGTAGGCACCGCCGCAGGGCAAATTAAAACAGGAAGTTTGTGTCGTTCGGATCGCGTTGCTAAATACAATCAGCTTCTGCGTATAGAGCAAGAGCTCGGCCAGGTTGCTTACCGAGGCCGTGAAGAAGTTCGCGCAGCTCAGTAA
- a CDS encoding CTP synthase → MATKYIFVTGGVVSSLGKGIAAASLASILEARGLKVTIMKLDPYINVDPGTMSPIQHGEVFVTEDGAETDLDLGHYERFIRTRMTQKNNFTTGRVYEDIIKRERRGEFLGATIQVIPHITNEIKRRIIDGAEGYEIALIEIGGTVGDIESQPFLEAIRQLATEVGRERTLFLHLTLVPFLGAAGEVKTKPTQHSVKELRSIGIQPDILICRSDRTIPANERAKIALFTNVVERAVISLKDVDSIYKIPSILKSQGLDELVIERFGLTCDEADLTEWEKVLYLESNPNGEVTIGFVGKYIELADAYKSVNEALGHAGLHNRLTVNIRYIDAQDLESKGTAKLADVDAILVPGGFGHRGVEGKVVAARYARENNVPYLGICLGMQVALIEYARNVAGLKGANSTEFDEKTPHPVVGLITEWMDESGVKEQRSNQSDLGGTMRLGAQQCHLVEGSQMADIYVAPSIFERHRHRYEVNNNYRPQLEAHGIRFSALSADKQLVEGLEIPGHPWFVAVQFHPEFTSTPRDGHALFSSFIAAAGEFHKRRSHK, encoded by the coding sequence ATGGCGACTAAATATATTTTTGTAACTGGCGGCGTAGTTTCATCGCTAGGGAAAGGTATTGCGGCGGCTTCCCTCGCTTCTATCCTTGAGGCGCGTGGCTTAAAAGTCACCATAATGAAACTCGATCCATACATCAACGTTGATCCTGGCACCATGAGTCCGATTCAACATGGTGAGGTTTTTGTAACCGAAGATGGCGCGGAGACAGATCTTGATCTGGGTCACTACGAGCGCTTTATTCGAACTCGAATGACGCAGAAGAACAATTTCACGACAGGTCGAGTTTACGAAGACATTATCAAACGTGAACGGCGTGGCGAATTCCTCGGTGCTACCATTCAAGTCATTCCCCATATTACCAATGAGATTAAGCGTCGCATTATCGATGGTGCGGAGGGCTATGAAATTGCCCTCATCGAAATTGGTGGTACGGTGGGTGACATTGAATCACAGCCCTTTTTAGAAGCAATTCGTCAATTAGCGACCGAAGTAGGGCGTGAACGCACCTTATTTTTACACTTAACGTTGGTGCCTTTCTTGGGAGCTGCGGGCGAAGTGAAAACAAAGCCGACGCAACACTCAGTTAAGGAATTACGTTCTATTGGTATTCAACCCGATATTCTTATTTGTCGTTCAGATCGCACCATTCCAGCAAATGAACGTGCAAAGATCGCGCTTTTCACGAACGTAGTAGAGCGCGCGGTTATCTCGCTGAAAGACGTAGATAGCATTTATAAAATTCCATCGATCCTAAAATCACAAGGTTTAGATGAGCTCGTTATCGAACGCTTTGGGTTAACATGTGATGAAGCCGATCTAACCGAGTGGGAAAAGGTTCTTTATTTAGAATCGAACCCAAATGGCGAAGTTACCATTGGTTTTGTAGGAAAGTATATTGAGCTTGCCGACGCATACAAGTCGGTGAACGAAGCGCTTGGTCATGCAGGTTTACATAATCGCTTGACGGTCAATATTCGCTATATCGACGCGCAAGATTTGGAGTCAAAAGGTACAGCTAAACTTGCCGATGTCGACGCCATACTGGTGCCTGGCGGGTTTGGGCATAGAGGCGTTGAGGGTAAAGTGGTTGCCGCGCGTTATGCGCGTGAGAACAACGTTCCTTATTTAGGTATTTGCTTAGGCATGCAGGTCGCACTTATCGAATATGCTCGCAATGTAGCCGGTTTGAAGGGTGCAAACAGCACTGAGTTTGATGAAAAAACACCACATCCGGTCGTCGGTTTGATTACCGAATGGATGGATGAGTCGGGTGTGAAGGAGCAACGCTCGAATCAATCTGACCTCGGTGGCACGATGCGTTTAGGCGCTCAACAATGTCACCTAGTTGAGGGCTCTCAGATGGCTGACATTTACGTCGCGCCAAGTATTTTTGAGCGTCACCGCCATCGTTACGAGGTGAATAATAATTATCGGCCTCAGCTCGAAGCGCATGGAATTCGCTTCTCTGCATTGTCTGCAGATAAGCAACTCGTAGAAGGGTTGGAGATTCCGGGGCACCCTTGGTTTGTAGCTGTTCAGTTTCACCCTGAATTTACTTCCACGCCAAGAGATGGGCATGCATTGTTTTCAAGTTTTATTGCTGCCGCTGGTGAATTCCACAAGCGCCGTAGCCATAAGTAA
- a CDS encoding 2-C-methyl-D-erythritol 4-phosphate cytidylyltransferase — translation MKTIAIVPAAGIGSRMRADKPKQYLPLNGKLVLEHSLEVLLHSELIQQVYVAVAEHDAYFFKLDVSRHPKLVRVQGGASRAESVFNALEVASQSWPADTLVAVHDAARPGLDSATLYRVLDQAARMPNAGAFVAIPAWDTMKRVASMRALETMDRSELWHAQTPQVFPLQPLHHALYSAQNDGFTITDEASAMERMRWQPSIVEGSQRLRKVTCRDDLIMLSALLLAEESLD, via the coding sequence GTGAAGACGATTGCGATTGTTCCGGCTGCCGGAATCGGCAGTCGTATGAGAGCAGATAAGCCAAAGCAGTATTTGCCACTCAATGGCAAATTAGTTTTAGAGCACTCGCTCGAAGTACTGTTGCATAGCGAACTGATTCAGCAAGTATACGTGGCAGTAGCTGAACATGACGCTTATTTCTTTAAACTCGATGTGTCTCGTCATCCGAAGCTCGTTCGTGTGCAAGGTGGCGCGTCGCGTGCCGAGTCTGTATTCAACGCTCTGGAAGTTGCCTCACAGAGTTGGCCCGCCGACACTCTGGTTGCTGTTCATGACGCAGCGCGACCGGGGTTAGATTCAGCGACGCTGTATCGTGTGCTTGACCAAGCGGCGAGAATGCCTAATGCAGGCGCCTTCGTCGCAATCCCGGCTTGGGACACCATGAAACGTGTGGCATCGATGCGCGCATTAGAAACCATGGATCGAAGTGAGCTTTGGCATGCGCAGACCCCTCAGGTATTTCCCTTGCAGCCACTCCACCATGCTTTATATTCAGCGCAAAACGACGGGTTTACGATTACCGATGAGGCGTCTGCAATGGAACGAATGCGATGGCAGCCAAGTATTGTAGAGGGAAGTCAGCGGTTAAGAAAAGTGACCTGTAGAGATGATTTAATTATGCTAAGTGCACTGCTCTTAGCCGAGGAGAGTTTGGATTAA